A stretch of Halomonas elongata DSM 2581 DNA encodes these proteins:
- the leuA gene encoding 2-isopropylmalate synthase, with amino-acid sequence MMLDNPSTKYRPFVAVDLPDRQWPNRRIETPPQWCAVDLRDGNQALIDPMDQERKQRFFDLLVKIGFKQIEVGFPSASQTDFDFVRSLIEDDKVPDDVTIQVLTQARPHLIDRTFEALKGAKNAIVHVYNATDPVFRRVVFNVDKAECIQIAVDATTRIREHMAAAPETNWTFQYSPELFSTTEMDFAVQIVDKVSETFGPTVEAPMIVNLPATVECATPNNYADQIEWFCRHVAQRDCLIVSVHPHNDRGTGVAAAELAVMAGADRVEGCLFGNGERTGNVDLVTLAMNLYTQGVHPGLDFSNITPIMREVEYCNQLPVHPRHPYVGDLVFTAFSGSHQDAIKKGMAARREDPDGVWAVPYLPIDPLDVGRSYEAVIRVNSQSGKGGVSYLLEQEHGIELPRRLSIEFSQVVQEVADRLGREITSEMIYQAFRDEYLEKDRPFALASHRMSSEPDSPVVNLEATIEEDGARRTIQGQGNGPLAAFIKSLAAEGHDVEIIDYHEHSRGQGADAEAIAYVEVRINGEAVFGVGTDESITSASIKGVLSAINRQLSTEAPAPNVTAETLA; translated from the coding sequence TCATCGATCCGATGGATCAGGAGCGCAAGCAGCGCTTCTTCGACCTGCTGGTGAAGATCGGCTTCAAGCAGATCGAGGTGGGCTTTCCCTCGGCGTCGCAGACCGACTTCGACTTCGTGCGTTCGTTGATCGAGGACGACAAAGTTCCGGACGACGTCACCATCCAGGTGCTGACCCAGGCGCGCCCGCATCTCATCGATCGCACCTTCGAGGCTCTGAAGGGCGCCAAGAACGCCATCGTCCACGTCTACAATGCCACCGACCCGGTGTTCCGCCGCGTGGTATTCAACGTCGACAAGGCCGAGTGCATCCAGATCGCCGTGGACGCCACGACACGCATCCGCGAGCACATGGCGGCGGCACCGGAGACCAACTGGACCTTCCAGTACTCTCCGGAACTGTTCTCCACCACCGAGATGGATTTCGCGGTGCAGATCGTCGACAAGGTCAGCGAGACGTTCGGCCCCACCGTCGAGGCGCCGATGATCGTCAACCTGCCGGCCACCGTGGAGTGCGCGACCCCCAACAACTATGCCGACCAGATCGAATGGTTCTGCCGCCACGTCGCTCAGCGCGATTGCCTGATCGTCAGTGTTCACCCGCACAACGACCGGGGGACCGGCGTCGCCGCGGCCGAGCTTGCCGTGATGGCCGGTGCCGACCGTGTCGAGGGCTGCCTGTTCGGTAACGGCGAGCGCACCGGCAATGTCGACCTCGTCACCCTGGCCATGAACCTCTATACCCAGGGCGTTCACCCGGGGCTCGATTTCTCCAACATCACGCCGATCATGCGTGAGGTGGAATACTGCAACCAGCTGCCGGTGCATCCGCGTCATCCCTATGTCGGCGACCTGGTGTTCACCGCCTTCTCCGGCTCCCACCAGGACGCCATCAAGAAGGGCATGGCGGCACGTCGCGAGGACCCCGATGGCGTCTGGGCGGTGCCCTATCTGCCCATCGATCCGCTGGACGTCGGGCGCAGCTATGAGGCGGTGATTCGCGTCAACAGCCAGTCCGGCAAGGGCGGTGTGTCCTATCTGCTGGAACAGGAGCACGGCATCGAGCTGCCGCGTCGGCTGTCCATCGAATTCAGCCAGGTGGTCCAGGAAGTCGCCGACCGGCTGGGCCGCGAGATCACGTCCGAGATGATCTATCAGGCCTTCCGCGACGAGTACCTGGAGAAGGACCGGCCCTTCGCCCTGGCCAGCCATCGCATGTCCTCGGAGCCCGACAGCCCGGTGGTGAATCTCGAGGCGACCATCGAGGAAGATGGAGCCCGGCGGACCATCCAGGGGCAGGGCAACGGCCCGCTGGCCGCCTTCATCAAGTCGCTGGCCGCCGAAGGGCATGACGTGGAAATCATCGATTACCACGAACATTCCCGGGGGCAGGGGGCCGACGCCGAGGCGATCGCCTATGTCGAGGTACGCATCAACGGCGAGGCCGTATTCGGGGTCGGCACCGATGAAAGCATCACCAGCGCCTCGATCAAGGGCGTGCTGAGCGCCATCAACCGGCAACTCTCCACCGAAGCGCCAGCGCCCAACGTCACCGCCGAAACCCTGGCCTGA
- the epmB gene encoding EF-P beta-lysylation protein EpmB, protein MITRSPLSLQCSTTAGSWQTQLSGAIRDPRELCRRLGLEKRWWPGAETGHALFEVRVPEAYLARIRPGDPHDPLLRQVLPLDEESHSTPGFVTDPLEEREHTPRRGLIHKYAGRVLLIASPACAINCRYCFRRHFPYDENAPSRAQWADTLDYLRGDASIREAILSGGDPLAANDRQLGWLVEQLEAIPHLKRLRIHTRLPVVIPDRIDGALLDWLGRTRLQKVVVLHINHPNEIDEAVIDACRRLRDAGVTLLNQSVLLAGINDDVDTLTALSERLFEADVLPYYLHVLDPVDGAAHFEIDDDTARTLVDAMRRELPGFLMPTLVREIPGEASKTPI, encoded by the coding sequence ATGATAACCCGAAGCCCCCTTTCTTTGCAGTGCTCCACCACGGCGGGCTCATGGCAGACCCAGCTCAGTGGTGCCATTCGCGACCCTCGCGAGCTGTGCCGTCGCCTGGGGCTGGAGAAGCGCTGGTGGCCCGGCGCCGAAACCGGCCACGCGCTGTTCGAAGTGCGCGTACCGGAGGCCTACCTGGCACGTATCCGCCCGGGCGACCCACACGACCCCCTGCTGCGACAGGTACTGCCCCTGGACGAGGAAAGCCACTCGACACCGGGCTTCGTCACCGACCCGCTGGAAGAGCGCGAACATACGCCCAGGCGCGGCCTGATCCACAAGTACGCCGGACGCGTGCTGTTGATCGCCAGTCCCGCCTGTGCGATCAACTGTCGCTACTGCTTTCGCCGGCATTTCCCTTACGACGAGAATGCCCCATCCCGCGCCCAGTGGGCCGACACCCTGGACTACCTGCGCGGCGACGCTTCGATCCGCGAAGCCATTCTCTCCGGCGGCGACCCGTTGGCGGCCAACGATCGCCAGCTCGGCTGGCTGGTGGAACAACTCGAGGCAATCCCCCACCTCAAGCGACTGCGCATCCACACCCGCCTGCCGGTGGTGATCCCCGACCGCATCGACGGCGCCCTGCTCGACTGGCTGGGCCGCACACGACTGCAGAAGGTTGTGGTTCTGCACATCAACCATCCCAACGAGATCGACGAAGCGGTGATCGACGCCTGCCGTCGACTGCGCGACGCCGGCGTGACCCTGCTCAACCAAAGCGTGCTGCTGGCCGGCATCAACGACGACGTCGACACCCTGACGGCCCTCTCCGAACGGCTGTTCGAGGCCGATGTGCTGCCCTACTACCTGCACGTGCTGGATCCGGTCGACGGCGCCGCCCATTTCGAGATCGACGACGACACGGCGAGAACGCTGGTCGACGCGATGCGTCGCGAACTGCCCGGCTTTCTGATGCCGACGCTGGTACGGGAAATCCCCGGAGAAGCCAGCAAGACGCCGATCTAA
- the efp gene encoding elongation factor P, which produces MANYSTNEFKGGLKVMLDGDPCAILENDYVKPGKGQAFNRVKLRNLMTGRVWERTFKSGESLEGADVLELDMEYLYTDGEMWYFMLNDGSFEQYPVEKKALGDTEKWLKEQVVYTVTLWNDNVINVTPPNFIELEVTETDPGLKGDTAQGGSKPATLSSGAVVRVPLFINEGEVLKVDTRTGEYVSRA; this is translated from the coding sequence ATGGCGAACTATTCTACCAACGAATTCAAGGGCGGTCTGAAGGTCATGCTGGATGGCGATCCCTGCGCCATCCTCGAGAACGACTACGTCAAGCCGGGCAAGGGCCAGGCCTTCAATCGGGTCAAGCTGCGCAACCTGATGACCGGTCGTGTCTGGGAGCGCACTTTCAAGTCCGGCGAATCCCTGGAAGGTGCCGATGTTCTCGAGCTGGACATGGAATACCTGTATACCGACGGGGAGATGTGGTACTTCATGCTCAATGACGGCTCCTTCGAGCAGTACCCGGTGGAGAAGAAGGCCCTGGGCGACACCGAGAAGTGGCTCAAGGAGCAGGTGGTCTACACCGTCACGCTGTGGAACGACAATGTCATCAACGTCACGCCGCCGAACTTCATCGAGCTCGAGGTGACCGAGACCGATCCCGGCCTCAAGGGTGACACGGCCCAGGGGGGCTCCAAGCCGGCCACGCTTTCCTCCGGCGCCGTGGTGCGCGTGCCCCTGTTCATCAACGAGGGCGAGGTGTTGAAGGTGGATACCCGTACCGGCGAATACGTTTCCCGCGCGTGA
- the epmA gene encoding EF-P lysine aminoacylase EpmA, with protein MATDWRPSAEIATLRERARLIGEVRAFFAEHGVLEVETPVLGHGGSTDVHLASLSCVATTPEGRERLWLQTSPEFHMKRLLAAGSGPIFQLARSFRDGEVGARHNLEFTMLEWYRPGFGLDELIEETTRLIRRVLPDDPGPVRLRRYRELFRHRLGLDPFTESLGGLRRLAEAQGGLSMDEAARDECLDLLMSLVIEPDLGHEGLDVVIDYPADQAALARRHRDPEDGQWVASRFEVYCRGLELANGYDELTDAEEQRARFEADQAARRSAGLPEVDSDARLVAALASGMPEGSGVALGLDRLIQLALGKTSVAEVMAFATPKA; from the coding sequence ATGGCAACTGACTGGCGGCCCTCGGCGGAGATCGCGACCCTGCGTGAGCGGGCTCGGTTGATCGGCGAGGTGCGTGCCTTCTTTGCCGAGCATGGCGTGCTGGAGGTGGAAACGCCGGTGCTTGGCCATGGTGGCAGCACGGACGTGCACTTGGCGTCGTTGTCCTGTGTGGCGACCACGCCGGAAGGGCGTGAACGCCTGTGGTTGCAGACCTCGCCGGAGTTCCACATGAAGCGACTCCTGGCGGCGGGCAGTGGCCCTATCTTCCAGTTGGCGAGGAGTTTTCGCGATGGCGAAGTGGGGGCACGACACAATCTCGAGTTCACCATGCTGGAGTGGTATCGCCCCGGATTCGGCCTGGATGAGCTGATCGAGGAAACGACACGCCTGATCCGGCGAGTGTTGCCCGATGATCCCGGTCCCGTGCGTCTCCGCCGCTATCGCGAGTTGTTTCGGCATCGGCTCGGGCTCGATCCCTTCACCGAATCCCTGGGCGGGCTGCGTCGCCTGGCGGAGGCTCAGGGCGGTTTGTCGATGGATGAGGCCGCTCGGGATGAGTGTCTCGACCTGCTGATGAGCCTGGTCATCGAACCCGACCTGGGTCATGAGGGGCTCGATGTGGTGATCGATTACCCGGCCGACCAGGCAGCGCTGGCGCGTCGGCACCGCGACCCGGAGGATGGCCAGTGGGTGGCCTCGCGCTTCGAAGTCTATTGTCGGGGGCTCGAACTGGCCAATGGCTATGACGAACTCACCGATGCCGAGGAGCAGCGGGCACGCTTCGAGGCCGACCAGGCCGCGCGCCGGAGCGCGGGGCTGCCCGAGGTGGACAGCGACGCGCGGCTGGTGGCGGCGTTGGCCTCGGGCATGCCCGAAGGCAGTGGTGTGGCGCTCGGCCTCGATCGATTGATCCAGCTGGCGCTGGGCAAGACGAGTGTGGCCGAGGTGATGGCGTTTGCCACACCAAAGGCTTAG
- the asd gene encoding archaetidylserine decarboxylase (Phosphatidylserine decarboxylase is synthesized as a single chain precursor. Generation of the pyruvoyl active site from a Ser is coupled to cleavage of a Gly-Ser bond between the larger (beta) and smaller (alpha chains). It is an integral membrane protein.) yields MTPAKLFALIQYPLPHHALSRLVGRLADCRVPWIKDLAIRAFIRRFGVDMNEARQPDPSAYASFNDFFTRPLKEGTRPLSEGLVSPADGTLSRFGAIESGRLIQAKGHEFTVSELLGGDDDAASRFHGGSFATVYLSPRDYHRVHMPLTGTLREMTYVPGRLFSVNAATTRHVPQLFARNERLVCHFDTEHGPMALVLVGAMIVAGIETVWAGQITPLPRSGVQRIRFDTPVHLEKGEEMGRFKLGSTVVMAFAEPVDFVPGELERKVQMGERLGDLSRPAQALSSEKSESEGQV; encoded by the coding sequence GTGACACCCGCCAAGCTCTTTGCCCTGATCCAGTACCCCCTGCCCCACCATGCCCTGTCGCGCCTGGTGGGCCGCCTCGCCGACTGCCGGGTACCCTGGATCAAGGATCTCGCCATCCGCGCCTTCATCCGTCGCTTTGGCGTCGACATGAACGAGGCTCGTCAGCCGGATCCGAGCGCCTATGCCAGCTTCAACGACTTCTTCACCCGCCCCTTGAAGGAAGGCACCCGCCCGCTCAGCGAGGGGCTGGTCTCGCCCGCCGATGGCACCCTGTCCCGATTCGGCGCTATCGAATCGGGGCGACTGATCCAGGCCAAGGGGCATGAATTCACCGTCAGCGAATTGCTCGGCGGCGACGACGATGCCGCATCCCGTTTCCACGGCGGCAGCTTCGCCACCGTCTATCTTTCCCCTCGCGACTATCACCGCGTACACATGCCGCTGACCGGTACATTGCGCGAGATGACCTATGTGCCTGGCCGACTGTTCTCGGTGAACGCCGCCACCACGCGGCACGTCCCCCAGCTGTTCGCCCGCAACGAACGCCTGGTCTGCCATTTCGACACCGAACACGGCCCCATGGCCCTGGTGCTGGTCGGCGCCATGATCGTCGCCGGCATCGAGACCGTCTGGGCCGGCCAGATCACCCCCCTGCCCCGAAGCGGCGTTCAGCGCATCCGCTTCGACACCCCGGTGCATCTGGAGAAAGGCGAGGAAATGGGTCGCTTCAAGCTCGGCTCCACCGTGGTGATGGCCTTCGCCGAACCGGTCGATTTCGTTCCCGGGGAACTGGAACGCAAGGTGCAGATGGGAGAACGTCTGGGCGACCTTTCCAGGCCCGCCCAGGCGTTGTCGTCTGAAAAATCGGAGAGCGAAGGTCAGGTCTAG
- a CDS encoding sulfurtransferase, with protein MSSEDNLLPLIVEPERLAEHLDAPELLIVDVPLKAESHQQGHVPGAVYLDHRRLLRGEGDVPNELPSEEALSRLFSDLGLTRDTHVVAYDDEGGGWAGRLLWTLELLGHTRYSYLNGGIHAWRAAGQPVSTESRTPTPSDYEAEILQPEAAIDRHEIAERLGEPGFAVWDARSREEYLGTKGDNKRLGHIPGAVNLDWTDAMDKERQLRIRDYAELITELEALGLTPDMEIATHCQSHHRSGFTWLVGKALGFNMRGYAGSWKEWGNRDDTPIEKP; from the coding sequence ATGAGCTCCGAAGACAACCTCTTGCCGTTGATCGTCGAACCCGAACGCCTCGCCGAGCACCTCGACGCGCCGGAGCTGCTGATCGTCGACGTGCCCCTGAAGGCCGAAAGCCATCAACAAGGGCATGTACCCGGCGCCGTTTACCTGGATCATCGCCGTCTGCTGCGCGGTGAAGGCGACGTCCCCAACGAGTTGCCCTCGGAGGAAGCACTGTCGCGCCTGTTCTCGGACCTCGGCCTGACCCGGGATACCCACGTGGTCGCCTACGATGACGAAGGCGGCGGCTGGGCGGGCCGCCTGCTGTGGACCCTGGAGCTGCTCGGCCACACCCGCTATTCCTACCTCAATGGCGGCATTCATGCCTGGCGGGCCGCCGGCCAGCCGGTATCGACCGAGTCACGCACACCGACTCCGAGCGACTATGAGGCCGAGATCCTACAGCCCGAGGCTGCCATCGACCGTCACGAGATCGCCGAACGACTGGGCGAGCCGGGCTTTGCGGTCTGGGACGCGCGCAGCCGAGAGGAATATCTGGGCACCAAGGGTGACAACAAGCGCCTCGGCCATATCCCCGGCGCGGTCAATCTCGACTGGACCGACGCCATGGACAAGGAGCGCCAGCTACGCATTCGCGACTACGCGGAATTGATCACCGAGCTGGAAGCCCTTGGCCTGACCCCCGACATGGAAATCGCCACCCACTGCCAGAGCCACCACCGCAGCGGCTTCACCTGGCTGGTCGGCAAGGCGTTGGGGTTCAATATGCGCGGCTACGCCGGCTCCTGGAAGGAGTGGGGCAATCGCGACGATACGCCGATAGAAAAGCCGTAA
- the rsgA gene encoding small ribosomal subunit biogenesis GTPase RsgA, translating into MSKRKLSRQQRWRIEKIQAERARRAEQRDGRDTERLAAGEYGPEQPGRVIAHFGRSLEVAPQDGGDTVRCHLRANLEGLVTGDWVVWRAGQDGSGVVVARQPRDNVLERPDARGRLKPVAAGIDQILIVFAVEPEPHPNLIDRYLVAAEATGIAPVLVLNKVDLLPDEGGELRTLLERYAALGYPVVTTTTATSSGLDALHRQLKGRTSVFVGQSGVGKSSLIDRLLPDEDLRIGALSADSRKGTHTTTTARLYRLPSSTADNAPDAPPGEEDSGGELIDSPGIREFGLTHLNADQVADGFIEFRDYLGHCRFRDCRHRAEPGCALLGAVERGEIHADRFASYRHIVDSLEEN; encoded by the coding sequence ATGAGCAAACGCAAGTTGAGCCGCCAGCAGCGCTGGCGCATCGAGAAGATTCAGGCCGAACGCGCCAGACGCGCCGAACAACGCGACGGTCGCGATACCGAGCGACTGGCCGCCGGCGAATACGGCCCCGAACAGCCCGGCCGAGTGATCGCCCATTTCGGCCGTAGCCTGGAGGTTGCCCCGCAGGACGGCGGTGACACGGTACGCTGTCATCTGCGTGCCAACCTCGAAGGGCTGGTCACCGGCGACTGGGTGGTCTGGCGAGCCGGCCAGGATGGCAGCGGCGTGGTCGTCGCCCGTCAGCCGCGCGACAATGTGCTGGAACGCCCCGATGCACGCGGCCGCCTCAAGCCCGTGGCGGCCGGCATCGATCAGATTCTGATCGTCTTCGCCGTGGAACCCGAGCCCCATCCCAACCTCATCGACCGCTACCTGGTCGCCGCCGAGGCCACCGGCATTGCGCCGGTACTGGTGCTCAACAAGGTCGACCTGCTGCCCGACGAGGGCGGAGAGCTGCGCACCCTGCTGGAGCGCTATGCCGCTCTTGGTTACCCGGTGGTGACCACCACCACGGCCACCAGCAGCGGACTCGATGCCCTGCACCGTCAATTGAAGGGTCGCACCTCGGTGTTCGTCGGCCAGAGCGGCGTGGGCAAGTCCTCGCTCATCGACCGCCTGCTGCCCGATGAAGACCTGCGCATCGGTGCCCTCTCGGCGGACAGCCGCAAGGGCACCCATACTACTACCACGGCGCGGCTCTACCGGCTCCCGTCCTCCACTGCCGACAATGCGCCGGATGCCCCCCCGGGCGAGGAAGACAGCGGCGGCGAGCTGATCGATTCCCCGGGAATCCGCGAATTCGGGCTGACACACCTGAATGCCGACCAGGTCGCCGACGGTTTCATCGAATTTCGCGACTACCTGGGGCATTGCCGCTTCCGCGATTGTCGCCACCGCGCCGAACCAGGCTGTGCCCTGCTCGGCGCCGTCGAACGTGGCGAGATTCATGCCGACCGGTTTGCCAGCTATCGGCATATCGTCGATAGTCTCGAAGAAAACTGA
- the orn gene encoding oligoribonuclease: protein MAATNETQDPRAQRLVWIDLEMTGLDPERERIIEVATLITDADLNVVAEGPVLAVHQPDALLEAMDDWNQKTHGGSGLTERVRASAIDTAEAERRTLAFLHEHVAPGTSPMCGNSVHQDRRFLEREMPELLAFFHYRNLDVSTLKELAKRWNPGALVGFSKRNVHLAMDDIKESIAELAHYRRTFLRLDDEDSDEEE, encoded by the coding sequence ATGGCTGCAACGAACGAAACGCAAGATCCCCGCGCCCAGCGCCTGGTATGGATCGATCTGGAAATGACGGGGCTCGATCCCGAACGTGAGCGCATCATCGAGGTGGCTACCCTGATCACCGATGCCGACCTGAACGTGGTGGCCGAGGGGCCGGTGCTTGCTGTCCATCAGCCCGATGCGTTGCTCGAGGCCATGGATGACTGGAACCAGAAGACCCATGGCGGCTCGGGGCTGACCGAGCGGGTGCGTGCCAGCGCCATCGATACCGCCGAGGCCGAGCGGCGCACCCTGGCATTTCTCCACGAGCACGTGGCCCCCGGAACGTCGCCCATGTGCGGCAACAGCGTGCATCAGGATCGACGCTTCCTGGAGCGGGAGATGCCCGAGCTGCTGGCCTTCTTCCACTATCGCAATCTCGATGTCTCCACGCTCAAGGAGCTGGCCAAGCGCTGGAATCCGGGGGCGCTCGTCGGCTTCAGCAAGCGCAACGTGCATCTGGCGATGGACGACATCAAGGAATCCATCGCCGAACTGGCGCATTATCGCCGTACCTTCCTGCGCCTGGATGACGAAGACAGCGACGAGGAAGAGTGA
- a CDS encoding SIMPL domain-containing protein yields MTLVRRRPLLPGALLSALLLATPMLAAAQQQDSPRNRLDVQAQAELQVVPDEATLNARLWERTPAVAQREDTRTDSEALAKARQRLEERAATLIQTLEDAGLERDAISAGSLRVQPESLQGKSDGESEPTPLVRTRLERPFQIEISDLDDLPMMLDALTEAGVNALDGVTYDLSDREQAADEVLTKALEKARHKAELMARTLDMTLGPVINVSENHAPVFQPRMMAMSADAAPESAGSNAEYRPGTITLDAMVNVSWAIEPAQSEQ; encoded by the coding sequence ATGACTCTCGTTCGTCGCCGCCCGCTGCTGCCGGGCGCCCTGTTGTCCGCTCTGCTGCTCGCCACCCCCATGCTGGCCGCCGCACAGCAGCAGGACTCGCCGCGCAACCGGCTGGACGTCCAGGCCCAGGCCGAGCTTCAGGTCGTGCCTGACGAGGCCACCCTGAATGCACGACTGTGGGAACGCACACCCGCCGTCGCCCAACGCGAGGATACCCGGACCGATTCCGAGGCACTCGCCAAGGCACGTCAACGCCTCGAGGAGCGCGCCGCCACCTTGATCCAGACTCTGGAAGACGCCGGTCTGGAGCGTGACGCCATCAGCGCGGGGTCACTGCGTGTGCAGCCCGAATCCCTGCAAGGCAAGAGCGATGGCGAGTCGGAACCGACTCCGCTGGTACGGACCCGCCTGGAACGCCCCTTCCAGATCGAGATCAGCGATCTCGACGATCTGCCGATGATGCTCGATGCGCTCACCGAAGCCGGCGTCAACGCCCTGGACGGCGTCACCTACGACCTCTCCGACCGCGAACAGGCCGCCGACGAAGTGCTGACCAAGGCACTGGAAAAGGCACGTCACAAGGCCGAGCTGATGGCTCGGACCCTGGACATGACCCTGGGGCCGGTCATCAACGTGAGCGAAAATCACGCCCCGGTGTTCCAACCGCGCATGATGGCCATGAGTGCCGATGCCGCCCCTGAAAGCGCCGGCTCCAACGCGGAATACCGCCCCGGCACCATCACGCTCGACGCCATGGTCAATGTCAGCTGGGCCATCGAACCCGCCCAGTCCGAGCAATAA
- a CDS encoding AI-2E family transporter produces MSRPDDDFERSIPLNLTLALAALVIIIAGMRVGAGLLVPLLLSLFIAVVCTAPVQWLHRLGLGQRLAVWLTLIVIGGFISLLGILLVNSFGTFVEALPGIEEKLYQYYLGILEGLANLGLAIDTGWLSDLFDADKFGDWIPALLGQVGNLMMQSVVVALLVMFLLFETLNFRDKLSRALANPAPSLRRFQEFSMTLKRYLAVKTLVSLATGALIWVACQLVGVEFPLLWAVLAFALNYIPNIGSAIAAVPPVLLLLVSPDGGLFKALILSGAYLGVNFVLGNLIEPRVMGRALGLSTFVAFLSLVVWGWVFGVVGMLLSVVLTMTLKIALDSHPQTRWIAHLLGPGTGPIEKADRPPSERDDDDKREEEKT; encoded by the coding sequence ATGTCGCGACCCGACGACGATTTCGAGCGAAGCATACCCCTCAACCTGACGCTGGCGCTGGCTGCACTCGTGATCATCATCGCGGGCATGCGGGTCGGGGCGGGCCTGCTGGTGCCCTTGTTGTTGTCGCTGTTCATAGCGGTGGTCTGCACCGCGCCCGTGCAATGGCTGCACCGCCTGGGGCTGGGCCAGCGCCTGGCGGTCTGGCTGACCCTGATAGTGATCGGTGGTTTCATCTCGCTTTTGGGGATTCTGCTGGTCAACAGCTTCGGTACCTTCGTCGAGGCGTTGCCGGGTATCGAGGAGAAACTCTACCAGTATTATCTCGGTATCCTGGAAGGCCTGGCCAATCTGGGGCTGGCCATCGACACCGGCTGGCTTTCCGATCTGTTCGATGCCGACAAGTTTGGCGACTGGATCCCGGCGCTGCTCGGTCAGGTGGGCAACCTGATGATGCAGAGCGTGGTGGTGGCCTTGCTGGTCATGTTCCTGCTTTTCGAGACGCTTAACTTTCGCGACAAGTTATCGCGGGCCCTCGCCAATCCGGCACCGAGCCTGCGTCGCTTTCAGGAATTCAGCATGACCCTGAAGCGTTATCTGGCGGTCAAGACCCTGGTGAGCTTGGCCACCGGAGCCTTGATCTGGGTGGCCTGCCAGCTGGTGGGCGTGGAATTTCCGCTGCTCTGGGCGGTGCTGGCGTTCGCGCTCAATTACATTCCCAACATCGGTTCGGCGATCGCCGCGGTGCCACCGGTCTTGCTGCTGCTGGTGTCGCCCGATGGAGGGCTGTTCAAGGCGTTGATCCTCAGCGGCGCCTATCTGGGCGTCAACTTCGTGCTCGGTAATCTCATCGAACCCAGGGTGATGGGGCGGGCGCTGGGCTTGTCGACCTTCGTGGCCTTCCTGTCGCTGGTGGTCTGGGGCTGGGTTTTCGGTGTGGTGGGCATGCTGTTGTCGGTGGTGCTGACGATGACGCTCAAGATCGCGCTGGACAGCCATCCGCAGACGAGGTGGATCGCGCACTTGCTGGGGCCGGGCACAGGGCCCATAGAAAAGGCCGATCGACCGCCCTCCGAGCGTGATGATGACGACAAGCGGGAAGAAGAGAAAACCTGA
- the trxA gene encoding thioredoxin — protein MANNVDVTNANFEQEVLNAEIPVLLKFWAPWCGPCKVMAPVVDEVAEEREGNLKIVSINVDDAPEIAAEQGVRGVPTVMLFKSGAKVASLVGAQSKSQLTQFIDQNA, from the coding sequence ATGGCCAATAACGTCGATGTCACCAACGCCAACTTCGAGCAGGAAGTCCTCAATGCCGAGATCCCGGTCCTGCTGAAGTTCTGGGCTCCCTGGTGCGGCCCCTGCAAGGTCATGGCACCGGTGGTCGACGAGGTCGCCGAGGAACGCGAAGGCAACCTCAAGATCGTAAGCATCAATGTGGACGACGCGCCGGAGATCGCCGCCGAGCAGGGCGTGCGTGGTGTGCCCACCGTGATGCTGTTCAAGTCCGGCGCCAAGGTCGCCTCCCTGGTCGGTGCCCAGTCCAAGTCACAGTTGACTCAGTTCATCGATCAGAACGCCTGA